A genomic segment from Scomber japonicus isolate fScoJap1 chromosome 11, fScoJap1.pri, whole genome shotgun sequence encodes:
- the c1ql2 gene encoding LOW QUALITY PROTEIN: complement C1q-like protein 2 (The sequence of the model RefSeq protein was modified relative to this genomic sequence to represent the inferred CDS: inserted 2 bases in 2 codons) has product MVLALIIAIPLLVQTSKTDAHYEMMGTCRMICDPYNPKPSATALEVMQDLSAXPSPSFVQGTKGEPGRPGKPGPRGPPGEPGPPGPRGPPGDRGNAGKTGYPSLTGTARTDTSGEAGSAIGGSKIAFYVGLKNPHEGYEVLRFDDIITNLGNHYDPTTGKFTCQVSGIYYFTYHVLMRGGDGTSMWADLCKNGQVRASAIAQDADQNYDYASNSVXLHLDSGDEIYVKLDGGKAHGGNNNKYSTFSGFLLYPD; this is encoded by the exons ATGGTTTTGGCTCTCATCATCGCGATTCCTCTTCTGGTCCAAACTTCCAAGACCGACGCGCACTATGAGATGATGGGCACGTGCCGGATGATCTGTGACCCGTACAACCCCAAACCCAGCGCCACGGCTCTGGAGGTCATGCAGGACCTGAGCG ACCCTTCCCCGAGTTTTGTTCAAGGGACTAAAGGAGAGCCGGGTCGGCCGGGGAAACCTGGGCCGAGGGGTCCACCGGGAGAACCGGGCCCACCCGGTCCAAGAGGACCACCGGGGGACAGAGGGAACGCGGGAAAGACCGGGTACCCGAGCTTAACGGGCACAGCGCGCACCGACACCAGCGGAGAAGCGGGCTCTGCTATTGGAGGGTCAAAGATCGCGTTTTATGTGGGTCTGAAAAACCCTCACGAGGGATATGAAGTGTTGAGGTTTGACGACATCATCACGAACCTGGGGAACCACTACGACCCCACAACCGGCAAGTTCACCTGCCAGGTGTCTGGGATTTACTACTTCACCTATCACGTGCTGATGCGCGGAGGAGACGGGACAAGCATGTGGGCTGACCTGTGCAAAAACGGACAG GTCCGAGCCAGCGCCATAGCGCAGGACGCAGACCAGAACTACGACTACGCGAGCAACAGCG GTCTGCATCTGGACTCTGGGGACGAGATCTACGTGAAGCTGGACGGCGGGAAGGCGCACGGCGGGAATAACAACAAATACAGCACGTTTTCCGGTTTCCTTTTGTACCCGGACTAA